Part of the Lucilia cuprina isolate Lc7/37 chromosome 5, ASM2204524v1, whole genome shotgun sequence genome is shown below.
aaaatatcacatttgtaaaatgaaaaaattgaaaaaatgttaaataaacattaaaaataattagaaatagaacaaaacaaatcagaaaattgcaatttacataaaatattaagtttttgttcttcggaaatcattgttttattgtttttgttcattgtgttttctcacttataacttgagtttaattggtcaataaaactcagttaaactaagataataatactactaagggcgggtttcttactccttaGTTAAAGtaggtttaacttgctgttagattaaactcgaaacaaatttaggcgatCTTAAAcgattattgtgttttttagttttagatttaagctcagttaactttgttagtattgccaacttttcactcaaaaacataaacaaagaacagctgttttttgcaaacaatacttttgtaaaattgaaaattttgaaaaaatattaaataaacatttaaaacaaaaataaataaaacaaaacaaatcagaaatattaaactaggtttaaccaaaggatgaagattatctttatcataaaaactcgccctaagtaactttactgtttactgaaaaacacaaaacatagattaaaccaggtttaaatcgagaatgtagattatctttataagaaaaacCCATCCTAAAGATTAAATTATGTTGTTAAGAACTGCAAAGGGAATACTTTCTAAACGTTATATTTGAAATGTTGAACATTAAAAAGAACGTTTCAGTcgcaattcaggtctgagttggggaacaactctcgcgtcatcgtgattatttcttaaacgcgttcaggcttgtgtttgttgcctggctttcgacagttttgcgtctcgctcgcactggtgtaatgtattacttcatgtaactgttcaaagttacatgttgtctacattaacctcgtgctttcgttttacctcaagtgaggttatgttttattggtggagaccatagaatactcaaacgtttttaactggtggagaccataaaatactcacgatataacctggtggagaccatttaaactcaaatatatactggtggagaccattaatacttttgatgaaatcaagtccggatgctccaacttcctatatgaaggtataggtcggttggtggggttttctctggacaaacgtgtgataacctggcaatatgagtgcttgatgcaccgccatcctaatcaaaacccaaaaaaaaaaaaaaaaaaaaaaagaacgtttgactttttttctattttcaaaattttcttttttattaaaatttttggaaatattttttgttttcgaaattaatgttggttttaatttaaatggctTCAAATACCAAAAATCCCAGTGAATCCccacaaaaagaaagaaaatctttGGATGAGGTGGAGGAAAAATCGTATACAGCACCAGATGTACCTAGAGTTAAACTGAATAATGATAAAGAAATACCTGTAATAGGTCTGGGAACGAGTAAAGTAAGTTTTTGTTCGGGAATGAAATTGAGTGTGAAAAAATGTCTTTTgaaggaaaactaaaaaaagtgtCAACCTAAGAGACATTTCTAAAATGTCTTTATTTCAGCTACAAACCAAGTGCAAGGAACTGGTGGGAGATGCCCTTAAATTGGGTTATCGTCATATAGATTGCGCCGAAGTTGATGGTAATGAAAAGGAAATTGGTGAAGCTATCAAGGAATACATTAAGAAGGGTTTAATAACAAGGttagaaattaaacaactttttcaaacatgaacagtaaaaaaaataattgaaatccTTTCCATTGTTCCCAAGAGACGACATATTTGTCACTAGCAAGTTGTGGAATAATCATCATACTCCACAACTGGTGCGTAAAGCTTGTGAAGCCTCCATAAAGAAATTGGGACTTAGCTATTTAGACTGCTATATAATGCATACGCCTATGGCCTTTCGGGAGGGTGATATTTACCAACCGAAAGATGAAAATGATAAGTTAATATATTCCGAAGTAGATTTCTTACAAACCTGGCGTGCTATGGAAAAATTAGTACAAAATGGTTTGGTTAAGACTTTAGGATTGGCCAATTTCAATATACGACagctaaatattttactggaaaAAGCTCATATTAAACCGGCTGTTCTGCATGTCGAATGTCATCCGTATTTAAATCAACAAATATTAATGGATTTTTGTGCGGCCAATGATATTGTGGTGGTAGCACAACATTGTCTGGGTAGTCCTTCGAATATTTATCGTTTGCATAATAAAATTCCCCTAACGCATAATGAGAAGATTTTGGAAAtagcaaagaaaacaaaacatacacCGGCTCAGGTTTTGATCCGTTACCAAATTCAGAGGGGAAATATTGTTATAGCTACGGCCGTGAAACGATTATATATGAGAGAGAATATTTTAAGTGTTGGCTTCAAGTTGGGTTCGCAGGCTATGGCGGATATAGATGAATTGGATACGGGTACTAGGGTGTATGCTTTAGAAGAGTAAGTTGACGTTATTTTTTAACTGGAACGAGGCAATTAATCTAAAATCTCTTTGTTGTAGTTGTAAAGGTCATCCGCATCATCCTTTCGAAAaagatttatattaatttctcatttttaaataaaaactccaaagaatttttttgttttttctttaattttatttacaaacattgtCCATCACTCTTCGTAGGCACCCTCGCCATTTTCGTCATTTTCATAGTCATTATTATCCTCTTCTTCCTCCTCAGCGCCCGCCTCTTCATCCTCTTGCTGTTGCTGATCCCACCAAGATAAAACACCCAAACCAGACTCATTAATAGCGGCCTGCgataaaaagtaacaaaataaaactttacttATCTCTTAATTCCACCAAATTTACTCACAATTATACGATAGGGAGTTTTTGATTCCGAATTCTGACCACCTACAGCTGCCGCCGCCGATGTACTTGCTGCAGATGCTCCAGGTTTATCATTGTTGGGCGGACCTATGGGTGAACTTTCTTCAAATATTTCACGTGATACACGAAACTTAATAGGTTCTCCTATATCCATAAATAAATCATGTTTGCCACCATCCTCTAAGGGATATTCCCAAACCCAAGCCTGTTCAGTTTCATCGAAACGTGAAGGATGTTGTAGGGCGGTAGGAGGTATAAGAATATCATCGAAAAAGCCCAAAGTAACATGAACACCTTCATGACTACAACTGCGTATTTTGCCGGTTATCACATTACCAATCGAGGGTCTAAAAACTATATAACGAAATATGACTTCGGTGTGTGAGGCTCCATCTCcaggtaaaataatggaatcTTTTAAAGACACAATGTCTTTTAAAGCAATACAAAGACCCACATTTAAAAGTACCTGTTAGAAATTAAAACcacattaattttttgatttccataaaaaaacaaaatttgttttccaCCTTATTGGCCAATTTGCGATTTATTTCATCTCTAATGGCTTCTATTAGTTTCAAATTAAACTGTTCCGGTGCTATACGTATGGTATCTTTGAGTTCAGCTAAAGcaaacatttgtttttcttattaaaatttttattttatttaccgaaataaaagttatttttttattttttactataaaattcaACTTCATTCATTTAacgttatttgttttttgttttgttttcgctTTTCGTAAACATGTGCTTAATATAAATAGTGTTGTTAAGTGGTTGATTAGTATTTTCTGTAAATAGAGTTGTAAAGTGTTTGATATACAAGACAGAAAGAAAACCTGTCATAGTGTTGAAAAATGGTAAAACTAGAAGAAAATTCAAAGGAAAACTTTTTGAATGTTTCACTTTTTCAACTGGTAGTTCGTTTATTTGTAAGGAGAATGTTCATATATGCATAAaaaccgaagaaatacacctgtgcgctccttaactagTGCCACAGGTGGGAACTGAACCCACCACCTACGGTCTACTAGACCAGaactctaaccactaacctaccgaaggCGACTTTTCAACTGGCACCTTTTggatttttctaaaaagattGAACCTTGAACTATGAAATTGAATGTGCAAAGTCCCGaataaatgagaatctataaatacgaaccttttggtacttgttcattctttaaaaggtacttttttaatttttccttaaattgAACCTTGAACGACGAAAATAAACATAGTGAGTCCTGAGTAAATTAGAATCCATAAAAAagacttttaatactttttcgttcttcagattttctgaaatataaaatcaaacacGCTGCATTAAAATCTATATAAGGAAAATTTTACAATGGTCCTAATAAGGTACCTAGCCATATCTTAAccattttactaaaatacacTATTGTGAAGATTATTTAAGATTAGAGAgcattttatttgcttttctaTTAAGTTGTATTCAATCAAGATATTTTCCTTTATATTTACTTGCAAAATATCACTTTTTAACAATCGCATTGCGAATTTATTCGATATCGttgaaaaatttgaacaaaatctaaaaaaggtTCAAGGCGGATTTTAAGTTGCAgccaaattgttttcttttcgaCGCCGTCATAAAATGTTTGTCGACGCAGTTCTTTGATTTGGGGTATTTGCTGTTTTTCACAAATTTGCCTTGATTATTTCTTCGTCTTCTTCGGAAgtgaaaagttaaaataaaatatcgaGATTTTGGAAAAAAGCACCCAGAAAAAAGAAGTTAATTTAACTTccaatagaaaagaaaattgttgtttatttaaattaaaagaacaaagaattttgttaacgaaaaaatattgtgaaatttaagttttacttcAAAAGAAAGAAGAGACACAAATGTTCAAAGATAAAAAAACCTATTGCAAACTgacaacaatagaaaaaaatacgtACAAAAAGTATcgatagaagaaaaaaataattacgtaGAAGAATAAAagcaagaaaaatatttatttttaatacctattcaattaaattttaaaagaaaaatttcatataactaaaaaaataaaaaaatatacaaaaatttccagtttaaaatttttaacaaataggtagtagtttaaaaaaaaggtaaaaaaacaagaaaaaagtgCACACAGTGAAAACCCTTGAAAATTGATTTTCCCCAAAAAGCACGAAGcataaaaggaaaacaaaaagtgtaaaaaatatacGTATTATATGCACTTCAAGTGCagagtgaaaaattaaaagaaaaaataataaatattacaattttgttttgttgtttgtttaaaagtgtgtgtttttgtaacaaatagTGTCGCgtaaga
Proteins encoded:
- the LOC111676645 gene encoding aldo-keto reductase family 1 member C23-like: MASNTKNPSESPQKERKSLDEVEEKSYTAPDVPRVKLNNDKEIPVIGLGTSKLQTKCKELVGDALKLGYRHIDCAEVDGNEKEIGEAIKEYIKKGLITRDDIFVTSKLWNNHHTPQLVRKACEASIKKLGLSYLDCYIMHTPMAFREGDIYQPKDENDKLIYSEVDFLQTWRAMEKLVQNGLVKTLGLANFNIRQLNILLEKAHIKPAVLHVECHPYLNQQILMDFCAANDIVVVAQHCLGSPSNIYRLHNKIPLTHNEKILEIAKKTKHTPAQVLIRYQIQRGNIVIATAVKRLYMRENILSVGFKLGSQAMADIDELDTGTRVYALEDCKGHPHHPFEKDLY
- the LOC111676633 gene encoding DNA-directed RNA polymerase III subunit RPC8 encodes the protein MFALAELKDTIRIAPEQFNLKLIEAIRDEINRKLANKVLLNVGLCIALKDIVSLKDSIILPGDGASHTEVIFRYIVFRPSIGNVITGKIRSCSHEGVHVTLGFFDDILIPPTALQHPSRFDETEQAWVWEYPLEDGGKHDLFMDIGEPIKFRVSREIFEESSPIGPPNNDKPGASAASTSAAAAVGGQNSESKTPYRIIAAINESGLGVLSWWDQQQQEDEEAGAEEEEEDNNDYENDENGEGAYEE